One stretch of Cryptosporidium parvum Iowa II chromosome 3, whole genome shotgun sequence DNA includes these proteins:
- a CDS encoding cyclin-dependent kinase 3 codes for MEVHSSTVGCQTECTSTFEDTQGLEKNYSMVRVIGEGTYGIVWEGLRKDTGEVVALKKIRFDSDEILDEVGLPSTAIREIVLLRELKHPNIVALLEVSCTGMQIWLIFEYCETDLRRYLRLNRKKGLSINQVKSLLRQLLSGLAFCHGKRILHRDLKPQNLLLSDSGNTLKIADFGLARTFTPPLKPNTHEVVTLWYRAPELLLGQRCYNCSVDLWSVGCIMVEMISGKPIFPGDSEIDTLFYIFRLLGTANESNWPGVTQLPCYKSVFPQWKVNPKLNLHALLPNLDQAGVDLLFRLLQYCPKKRITALEALQHPWLNTNTQNINVEMTI; via the coding sequence ATGGAGGTCCACTCAAGCACAGTAGGCTGCCAAACAGAATGTACAAGCACTTTTGAAGATACTCAAGGCCTAGAAAAAAACTATAGTATGGTTAGAGTGATTGGAGAAGGCACTTATGGTATTGTTTGGGAAGGTTTAAGAAAAGATACTGGGGAAGTTGTTGCCTTAAAAAAGATTAGGTTTGACAGTGATGAGATATTGGATGAAGTTGGACTGCCTTCAACAGCTATAAGAGAAATCGTCCTATTAAGAGAGTTAAAACACCCAAATATAGTAGCGCTGCTGGAAGTATCATGCACGGGCATGCAGATATGGCTTATTTTTGAGTATTGCGAGACAGACTTGAGAAGATATTTAAGACTAAACAGGAAAAAGGGTCTTTCTATAAACCAGGTCAAGTCTCTATTACGTCAGCTACTCAGCGGTTTGGCTTTCTGCCACGGGAAAAGGATTTTACATCGTGATTTAAAACcacaaaatttattattaagtgATTCAGGAAACACTCTTAAGATTGCAGATTTTGGCCTTGCTAGAACCTTTACTCCTCCTTTAAAGCCAAATACCCACGAAGTTGTTACATTATGGTACCGTGCACCTGAACTTCTTCTTGGACAAAGATGTTATAATTGTAGCGTTGACTTATGGAGTGTAGGCTGTATTATGGTAGAAATGATCTCTGGAAAGCCTATATTCCCGGGAGACAGTGAAATTGatactttattttatattttcagGCTTCTTGGAACTGCAAATGAGAGTAATTGGCCAGGGGTTACTCAGCTTCCTTGCTATAAAAGCGTATTTCCTCAGTGGAAGGTGAATCCAAAGTTGAATCTCCATGCACTTCTTCCAAACCTTGATCAGGCTGGGGTTGATCTGTTATTCAGATTGTTGCAATATTGTCCTAAGAAGCGAATCACTGCATTGGAAGCCCTTCAGCATCCATGGTTAAATACTAATACTCAGAATATTAATGTTGAAATGACaatataa
- a CDS encoding sec14 domain containing protein (transcripts identified by EST), which produces MHKSKSLDNYQEWDNKLAEEYEYSPLIITEKISEYTMPSEILLYNPTEDDIFTKFHAGSSNEFKIRQIFLHVDLLEQEEEMLIEFDNFLTKNCIKLPEFIKPLILRVLMFNKRRHPNTYIQRSMNHLISMFKWRVSTYPLSDMESNLREDLESGIIYWHGRDYCLRPILTIRLSKVNKHFPLERFIRLIVFCMEWGMRYLMCPGKVETCLALIDMKGVSLTSFPISTMSEISSLLTNQYSFRLYRMFILHDSLFIQTVWSLMKQFLTDLQQHKIVLSRNEIKTQLFKTVHPNQVEEHFGGLQKNKTFPFYPFIFPSGPFSDPKLHPNNGFTRVVNQCNIEQMDNFSKVTNCHLLFNKFNVLGKLYYNGNKHNKILWDEKGLEELNDTISSFLNINLDDDKNSFSFDKNSNHLNSNIKSANNHDHYYNNNHNYYVGNNNNNNNNNNNNHHHHHHQHRHQHHHDNNNNLLHNSNNDFSINEILNSDKKNNDDIEQIEKLELKSYLMEHTDNMKLDNLSIPNQKIQSTNNEDRDLSAEINIGIINTINMNTDIANIGDMSQHFIREYSVLSESPNLAENIAMIIEDSQSFFSASSSLYINEDNDENPCVEDFHHNLIIDNPCCDHNVFQSFGVLPIAMESFKNSGKKSKSCLKSSNYCKNSNIVNEENNKSNLINTYNPKTSNNAILNNFIEENGIINNKELSNQTKSLKDVNKKNNNNINDNSSYIISNDILRDYDQIVPKRSNLSLSSPIIDINPPVSALNTSSSRISSMENTKLNDSFSYIGKSHESQKISRKSKIKSKISRVINKIKNRTSIIENE; this is translated from the coding sequence ATGCATAAAAGTAAGTCTTTGGATAATTATCAAGAATGGGATAATAAATTGGCAGAGGAATATGAATATTCTCCATTAATTATTACAGAAAAAATAAGTGAATATACAATGCCAAGTGAAATTTTGCTCTATAATCCAACAGAAGATGATATATTTACCAAATTTCATGCGGGATCTTCAAATGAGTTCAAAATTCGTCAAATATTTCTACATGTTGATTTACTTGaacaagaagaagaaatgtTGATTGAATTTGATAACTTTTTAACTAAAAATTGTATAAAGTTAccagaatttattaaaccTTTAATTTTAAGAGTTTTAATGTTTAATAAAAGACGTCATCCTAACACTTATATACAAAGATCAATGAATCATTTAATTAGTATGTTTAAATGGAGGGTTTCAACTTATCCATTAAGTGATATGGAAAGTAATTTAAGAGAAGATTTAGAATCTGGAATCATATATTGGCATGGGAGAGATTATTGTTTAAGACCAATCTTAACAATAAGATTAtcaaaagttaataaaCATTTTCCATTAGAAAGATTTATTAGATTAATAGTATTTTGTATGGAATGGGGAATGAGATATTTAATGTGCCCTGGTAAAGTTGAAACATGTTTGGCTCTTATTGATATGAAAGGAGTGAGCTTGACCTCTTTTCCAATTTCCACAATGAGTgaaatttcatcattattaacaAATCAATATTCTTTCAGACTTTATAGAATGTTTATACTACATGATTCACTTTTCATTCAAACTGTTTGGAGTTTAATGAAGCAATTTCTTACAGATTTACAACAGCACAAAATTGTATTAAGCAGAAATGAGATAAAAACTCAGTTATTCAAAACTGTCCATCCAAATCAAGTTGAAGAACATTTTGGTGGATTACAAAAGAATAAAACTTTTCCATTTTATCCCTTTATTTTTCCATCTGGACCTTTTTCTGATCCAAAATTACATCCAAATAATGGTTTTACACGTGTTGTTAATCAATGTAATATTGAACAAATGGATAATTTTTCCAAAGTTACTAATTGCCATCtcttatttaataaatttaatgttCTTGGTAAGCTATATTACAATGGTAACAAAcataataaaattctttgGGATGAAAAAGGACTTGAAGAGCTTAATGATAcaatttcatcttttttaaatattaatttagatGATGATAAAAATTCATTCAGCTTTGATAAAAACTCTAATCatttaaatagtaatattaaatcagCTAATAATCATgatcattattataataataatcataattattatgtgggtaataataacaataataacaataataataataacaatcatcatcatcatcatcatcaacaTCGTCATCAACATCATCAtgacaataataataatcttcttcataacagtaataatgatttttcaatcaatgaaatattaaactcagataagaaaaataatgatgatattgaaCAGATAGAAAAGTTGGAATTAAAGAGTTATTTAATGGAGCATACAGATAATATGAAATTAGATAATTTGTCAATACCAAATCAAAAGATACAATCTACTAATAATGAGGATAGAGATTTATCAgctgaaattaatattggtaTAATCAATACAATTAATATGAATACAGATATTGCTAATATTGGTGATATGAGCCAACATTTTATAAGAGAATATTCAGTCTTATCAGAATCTCCAAATTTAGCAGAAAATATTGCAATGATTATTGAAGATTCTCAGAGTTTCTTTTCTGCTTCTTCAAGTTTGtatattaatgaagataatgatgaaaatcCATGTGTTGAAGATTTTCatcataatttaataattgataatCCTTGTTGTGATCATAATGTATTTCAATCTTTTGGAGTTTTACCAATAGCTATGGAAAGCTTTAAAAATTCaggaaaaaaatcaaaaagttGTTTAAAGTCTTCAAATTATTGTAAAAATTCGAATATTgttaatgaagaaaataataaatccaaTTTAATTAACACATATAATCCAaaaacttcaaataatgcaatactgaataattttattgaagaaaatggaataataaataataaagaactTTCGAATCAAACAAAAAGTTTGAAGGatgttaataaaaaaaataataataatattaatgacaATAGTTCATATATTATAAGTAATGACATATTACGAGATTATGACCAAATTGTACCAAAGAGGTCAAATTTGAGTTTATCTTCACCAATTATTGATATCAATCCTCCTGTTTCAGCTTTAAATACTTCATCTTCTCGTATAAGTTCAATGGAAAATACTAAATTGAATGATTCTTTTAGTTATATAGGTAAATCTCATGAGAGCCAgaaaatttcaagaaagagcaaaattaaatcaaagaTTTCTAgagtaattaataaaataaaaaatagaaCTTCTATTATTGAGAATGAATaa
- a CDS encoding apicomplexan specific region near N-terminus has product MISNEGLITVYYFIPSDGDKENNPNTFKVKGTHSTLTTKQIKDSFPLPGIYYFRFKVRVGNTYAWMDPLNDDDIVPLYDDAIIAKVLRINWDYKNKFTQRLNNKQDAYSISSGVIPSPNSLNQAFYQSQPPSQASQPHHPSSPPPPPPPPPPPPPPPPVLRHSVTASATIPSSSNSNNIDLIDLNCEHSKWNSNSGYI; this is encoded by the coding sequence ATGATTTCGAATGAAGGTTTGATCACAGTATACTATTTCATACCGTCAGATGGCGATAAAGAGAATAATCCTAATACATTTAAAGTGAAAGGAACTCATTCAACTCTTACaacaaaacaaataaaagattCATTTCCATTACCTGgaatttattactttagATTTAAAGTACGTGTTGGGAATACTTACGCATGGATGGATCCTttaaatgatgatgatattgTGCCACTATACGATGATGCAATTATAGCAAAGGTTTTGAGAATCAACTGGGActacaaaaataaatttaccCAGAGATTAAATAACAAACAAGACGcttattcaatttcatcagGTGTAATTCCTTCTCCCAACTCTTTGAATCAAGCATTTTATCAATCACAACCACCTTCACAGGCTTCCCAACCCCACCATCCATCTTCacctcctcctcctcccCCACCTCCACCGCCACCACCACCACCGCCTCCAGTTTTGAGGCATTCAGTGACGGCTTCAGCTACAATTCCATCATCATCAaactcaaataatattgactTAATTGACTTAAACTGTGAACATTCTAAATGGAATTCAAATTCTGGATACATTTAA
- a CDS encoding sporozoite antigen, whose amino-acid sequence MSEWDDMVKEWLIDTGSVCAGGLCSIDGAFYAASADQGDAWKTLVREDHEENVIQSDGVSEAAELINDQTTLCQAISEGKAPNGVWVGGNKYKIIRVEKDFQQNDATVHVTFCNRPQGGCFLVDTQNGTVVVAVYDESKDQSSGNCKKVALQLAEYLVSQGY is encoded by the coding sequence atgtCTGAATGGGATGATATGGTCAAAGAATGGTTAATTGACACCGGTAGTGTATGTGCTGGTGGTCTTTGTTCAATAGATGGTGCATTCTATGCTGCTTCTGCTGATCAAGGTGATGCCTGGAAGACTCTTGTTAGAGAAGATCATGAAGAGAATGTTATTCAATCTGACGGAGTTTCAGAGGCTgctgaattaattaatgatcAAACTACACTATGCCAAGCAATCTCCGAAGGTAAGGCACCAAACGGCGTTTGGGTCGGAGGAAACAAATATAAGATTATCCGTGTAGAGAAGGACTTCCAGCAAAACGATGCTACCGTTCATGTTACATTTTGTAACAGACCTCAAGGTGGATGTTTTTTAGTTGATACTCAAAACGGTACTGTTGTTGTTGCAGTTTACGACGAATCCAAGGATCAATCATCAGGTAATTGCAAGAAGGTTGCTCTGCAACTAGCCGAGTACCTCGTATCTCAGGGATACTAA
- a CDS encoding alpha glucosidase-like faimly 31 glycosyl hydrolases, whose amino-acid sequence MRSNRNYGLYKFAMALNKAARSFMGVVLNYAKRKKQRNEETSPFAIRYRAFRDLINNINSGSLDGEFFSIWRVDWDSITICEENLKRGKSSTLSFMLLNTYKSDLPPLEVDIKLYSIGIIRFVVNETDQFIKMNRFQLPYNDIIKDKLLDAHYLINTRDKLKITQAKDDNSISIEFEIVDSLINNDLDTESEKRMRKNLTEFEEKISRKVFKLVLTCNYFKVETFIDNRLIHTINPNGNFNFERVRPFISKSHPNIKKEDLMKIANAKKISQDDTSASKIFDSIEKKIGITNYFEEIPSLLKERKYQKKGWGVFESKLKESCGNEYINGGNIMEIIDSYDVYSKNSWYDIYDRFPDYKIYGPTCIGTDIRVHNTSNIYGASEHSTEVNLPEYSSSYRFYNLDVFTYKNDKPDALYGSIPLVLSVHNDEKNSFISGILWLNPSDTFMDIKRKFNKIDTWWVSETGIMDFILMVSDNFDSFYYNYHMLTGFPTLTPRFGLGKHQSRWFNCKDSDVLELSTTFEENKIPLDSIWLDIEHLNKRKCFTWNIENFKNVPEMLGELDIKGRNLIVIADPHISIDDNYHVYNKLQNQPYLSNNILEDDEKVIPITITKTEPISNPWIKIRNHQEWEDFVGVCWPGKVKYPDFLNPKVREIYSSFYTNKHYPIMNYSNIGFWIDMNEPSVFSSSELTLPKHSFHYNDIEHRQVHNLYGYYHLKSTFNGLLTCAAQRIIFLDNISNTNEIVSSFHGSHSAIDKALANENKRLNDRLKQDKSILNLISSGRKILNQDNLLELGNVIKNIQRPFILTRSFYIGSHCYGFTWTGDNKADYDSFSSVISMNVSNSVCGLSYTGSDVGGFYGHPCKCLFINWHKLSIWMPFYRVHSHIDSPKREPWEFGGEILKYIRKLVVTRYELLSFWYTISSLYSFQGKPMLKPLNWLLFEFKNHDLIGKNESILKICECQSFLLGDTFLIYSTLQNQCTCKKNNNSLKSNDFNNNGLNTGYIANYTPLSILLPYKSKRSNQKYSSSCNDKKYRICTYVDKTLWYEYNSFNFFVLDNSNYIYDYLLDIETPFPCFVKEGCIIPYQSGNVLSSAQQLQITTRLKVYLELINNCDDYYIDEQLKNSIKNAKNITNSGNENMILAQGNLFLDDGVSYNYLTGEYLMNTFYFIKNETIKNNSFELSDSDNSKPDFYFDSSIDTSSISLSSSSTLMANIMQKSPPMTPSSIFSSVSSSSFYSSMTSQSDNVTSITSLAESSIISNSKHIYEIYSVHKSIQVYNPTTNQVSRINTNYDAIRNNWIYRNDIYLETISVFGIIHKPKIILLNINNIFSESNINPTNKVIKKLDFTLVNLENVNESESNKLELYNVEINVAKLVNLINNNWKISIYI is encoded by the coding sequence ATGAGATCTAATAGGAATTATGGTCTTTATAAGTTTGCAATGGCATTAAATAAAGCAGCAAGATCTTTTATGGGGGTTGTATTGAACTATGcaaaaaggaaaaaacaaagaaaTGAAGAGACATCTCCATTTGCTATTAGATATAGAGCTTTCAgagatttaataaataatatcaattcTGGGAGTTTAGATGGTGAGTTTTTCTCAATTTGGAGAGTAGATTGGGACTCAATTACCATTTGTGAGGAAAATTTAAAACGTGGGAAATCGAGTACTTTATCATTTATGTTATTGAATACATACAAAAGCGATTTACCACCATTAGAAGTggatattaaattatattctattggtattattagatttgTTGTAAATGAAACTGATCAATTTATTAAGATGAATAGGTTTCAGCTACCAtataatgatattattaaagataagTTATTGGATGCtcattatttgattaatactagagataaattaaaaataactcaAGCAAAAGATGACAATTCTATTTCAATTGAGTTTGAAATAGttgattctttaataaataatgatttagaTACCGAATCTGAGAAAAGAATGAGAAAGAATTTAactgaatttgaagaaaagatTTCAAGGAAAGTATTCAAATTAGTATTAACATGTAATTACTTTAAAGTTGAAACTTTTATTGATAATCGTTTAATACATACCATTAATCCAAATGgaaactttaattttgaaagagTTAGAccttttatttctaaatctcatccaaatattaaaaaggaAGATCTGATGAAGATCGCAAATGCTAAGAAAATTTCACAAGATGATACAAGTGCGAGTAAAATCTTTGATTCTATTGAAAAGAAGATTGGAATTACTAATTACTTTGAGGAAATACCCAGTTTACtcaaagaaagaaagtATCAGAAGAAAGGTTGGGGAgtttttgaatcaaaacTCAAAGAGTCTTGTggaaatgaatatattaatggaGGAAATATTAtggaaattattgattcaTATGATGTTTATAGTAAGAACTCATGGTATGATATTTATGATCGATTTCCAGATTACAAGATTTATGGTCCAACTTGTATTGGAACAGATATTCGAGTTCATAATACAAGCAATATATATGGTGCATCTGAGCATTCTACGGAAGTTAATTTACCAGAATATTCAAGTTCATATAGATTTTATAATTTGGATGTATTTACCTACAAAAATGATAAACCTGATGCATTATATGGTTCTATTCCACTCGTATTGAGTGTTcataatgatgaaaagaACTCATTCATTTCTGGAATCTTATGGTTAAATCCTTCTGACACATTTATGGATATTAAAAGGAAATTTAATAAGATTGATACTTGGTGGGTATCTGAAACTGGTATAATGGATTTCATTCTTATGGTTTCTGATAATTTTGACTCTTTTTACTATAATTATCATATGCTTACAGGTTTTCCTACTTTAACTCCAAGATTTGGTCTTGGAAAACATCAATCAAGGTGGTTTAATTGCAAAGATTCTGATGTACTTGAACTATCAACTACATTTgaagaaaacaaaattcCTTTAGATTCTATTTGGCTTGATATTGAGCACTTAAACAAAAGAAAGTGTTTTACTTggaatattgaaaattttaagAATGTTCCAGAAATGCTTGGCGAGCTTGATATCAAGGGTAGAAATCTTATAGTTATTGCAGATCCCCATATTAGTATTGATGATAACTATCATGTTTACAATAAACTACAGAATCAGCCATAtttatctaataatatCCTTGAAGATGACGAGAAGGTTATCCCTATTACAATAACTAAAACTGAACCAATATCTAATCCTTGGattaaaattagaaatCATCAAGAATGGGAAGATTTTGTCGGTGTTTGCTGGCCTGGAAAAGTTAAATACCCAGACTTTTTGAATCCAAAAGTTAGGGAAATATACTCTTCATTTTATACTAACAAGCACTATCctataatgaattattcaaaCATTGGATTTTGGATTGACATGAATGAACCCTCtgtattttcatcatctgAACTTACTCTGCCCAAACATTCATTTCATTATAATGATATAGAGCACAGACAAGTCCACAACTTATATGGTTATTATCATCTAAAATCAACCTTTAATGGACTTTTAACATGTGCAGCACAGAGAATTATCTTCcttgataatatttcaaatacaaATGAAATTGTTTCCTCTTTCCATGGAAGCCATTCAGCAATTGATAAAGCCTTAgctaatgaaaataaaagattaaaTGATCGATTGAAACAAGATAAGtcaattttgaatcttATTTCATCAGGAAGAAAGATTTTAAATCAGGATAATTTACTTGAATTGGGAAATgttataaaaaatatacaaCGTCCATTCATATTAACAAGATCATTTTATATTGGTTCTCATTGCTATGGTTTTACTTGGACTGGAGATAATAAAGCTGATTAtgattctttttcttcagtTATATCAATGAATGTTTCAAATTCAGTCTGTGGATTATCATATACTGGCTCAGATGTTGGAGGTTTTTATGGACATCCTTGTAAATGTTTGTTTATAAATTGGCATAAACTATCAATATGGATGCCATTTTACAGAGTTCATTCCCATATTGACTCACCAAAAAGAGAGCCATGGGAGTTTGGAGGTGAAATActcaaatatattagaaaacTAGTAGTAACAAGGTATGAACTACTTTCTTTTTGGTACAcaatatcttcattataCTCATTCCAAGGCAAGCCAATGTTAAAGCCACTAAATTGGCtcttatttgaattcaaaaaCCATGATTTAATTGgtaaaaatgaatcaattttaaagatttgTGAATGCCAGTCTTTTCTATTAGGAGAtacttttttaatatatagtACTCTACAAAACCAATGTACTTGTaagaaaaacaataatagtTTAAAATCCAACGATTTTAACAATAATGGTCTTAATACTGGATATATTGCCAACTATACACCCCTAAGTATATTACTTCCttataaatcaaaaagaagTAACCAGAAATACTCAAGTTCCTGTAATGACAAAAAGTATAGAATATGCACGTATGTTGATAAAACATTATGGTACgaatataattcttttaacttttttgTACTGGATAATAGTAACTATATTTATGACTATTTGTTAGATATAGAAACTCCTTTTCCATGTTTCGTCAAAGAGGGATGCATTATTCCCTATCAAAGTGGAAATGTATTATCATCAGCTCAGCAATTACAAATTACTACGAGGCTTAAAGTTTACttggaattaattaataattgtgaTGACTATTATATTGATGAACAACTTAAGAATTCAATAAAGAATGCAAAAAATATAACAAATTCTGGAAATGAGAATATGATTCTAGCTCAAGGAAACCTATTTCTAGATGATGGAGTTTCTTATAACTATTTAACAGgagaatatttaatgaacactttttattttataaagaatgaaacaataaagaataatagTTTTGAATTATCAGATTCAGATAATTCCAAACCAGATTTTTACTTTGATTCAAGTATTGATACatcatcaatatcattatcatcatcttctaCTTTAATGGCTAATATTATGCAAAAATCTCCTCCAATGACTCCAAGCTCAATATTTTCGTCTgtatcatcttcttcattcTATTCATCAATGACTTCTCAGTCAGACAATGTAACTTCAATAACTTCTTTAGCTGAATCTTCAATCATCTCTAATTCTAAACATATATATGAAATATACTCTGTTCACAAAAGCATTCAAGTTTACAATCCAACAACAAACCAAGTATCCAGGATAAACACAAATTACGATGCAATCAGAAACAATTGGATATACAGAAATGATATCTATTTGGAAACTATTAGTGTTTTTGGAATAATCCATAAACCCAAAATTATTCTACTTAACATAAACAATATATTCAGTGAAAGTAACATTAATCCTACtaataaagtaattaaaAAGTTAGATTTCACTCTTGTAAATCTAGAAAATGTTAACGAAAGCGAATCCAACAAACTGGAACTTTATAATGTTGAAATCAATGTCGCAAAACTCGTAAatcttattaataataattggaaAATATCTATTTATATATGA